The Gouania willdenowi chromosome 14, fGouWil2.1, whole genome shotgun sequence nucleotide sequence taaaactgacagaactttaagtggtgcacctatcacgtcacctaaactggccgaTGAGGGGCGCTGAGTATGAATAGAATATGggtctattgatacgtttccgtatgaatagccacagcctaattgaattgtaattgaacatgagcAACTGAAAGCGGAAGAatgataactgaaaaatgtaattgaccccaaccctgcctgaaAATTAACATATTCGTTCATAAATGTTTGTACACACATTTCAAACATAAAAGTATAGGGAGGATACACCTTACTTTATTCATTGTTATTTTGCTGTTGTCATTAAAGCAATGTGCTACTTTGTATAAAGTGACGCAGTTacttaattaatattaatatttttcctGTGATGTGTGACTGTTTTGCTTCTGCCAAAAATGGAAATCGTTCAGGCCAAATGTCGACAAACTGAGTCAGACAGACAAAAACAGCATGGATGAGAGGACTGGCTGACTTCCTCTTTTCCATGAGTCAAATGATTAAAGGTGATTTGACAAACAACACTAGTGTCGTGTGTggcttttatttatctttaacaCGATTGAGgtcaataaatgtgtaaatacgCATAACTCAGCCTTATTCATAGAGCAATTACGTTAAATTATTAAGAATTAAGTCAGAAAAATGAGTTCAGAAAAACACTGACCCTTTGTCCCACACAGACACAGGTAGCAGCGTTACCCAGAGGCAGCTAAAAACGTCACAAACTCCCCTGTTGACGTCATATATCACAGTTGACCTTGTTTATCACTTCAGCCTCTGTATATGTATTTAACCACAGCGGTTTGCTTGTATGTCCTCCTCCCTTTAGCTTACCCTGTGTTAGTTCAGCATCTGACACGACAAAgtggaaaaacaaaatgtatctcCGGTGTCTTACCTGCCACACACTTCCGATGAATCTCCACAACTTGtcgtttgtgtttattttacaactttttttaaactatgaCGTTCCGAGGGAGTCTGTTAGCCACCTTAAGTCTTCGGCGGCTAAGTGTACTTCAACTAGCTTACTGGTGTCCTGGCTCAACTCGTGACTCATCTAACTGGTGACAGACATCGGAAGAAGTTGCTGTTCGTAAAGGTTAATTtctccttttaaaaaaataattaatacaaaAGGATACAAATGGTAATTCGTGGCTGTTTAACACTTCATGTCGACTTGGTTCACGTGAACTATACACGCAATAGAAAAAATGTCATCAGGTAAAATGGTTACCAGTTGAAATATTACACCGGAAGTTTTTAACCTGCTACGACCTGATTGGTCTGAAGCAtggagttgcgacaacggaagtttGAAAAGCTCGACCGTCATGTGCGCTGATCTAGTCGAAAGAGGTGAAGCCACTCTCCGCCATATTTGTATACCGAAAGCATTGTGCCATTCTGTGTCGCTTTTGGCGTTAAGTTTATTATTTTCGGGCTTTTGTGAATTATTTCACTGGTTgttagtaattttatttataaaaacatatttttaatacaCTGAGGAAAACATTTTCAACTGATATTATGCAGCTAAAATGTTTGcgttatatatatttatatttagcgTGCTcattaaacagaaaataatattattagggaggagcgattcaaggaagagaaatagtggggaagagttgattactgtaaagtgagatgtgaagttgtaggcgtgaggcttaactataatggtggtggctgtgggcagagggaaggagtgagtggtaatacctgaaacaggtatttgggatcaacgtgtctaaagttaagcccactacaagttgtatcccacagtccaaggcatgcttgtgcatcgtagaccgatgtatgtgcaagaaactgccactgtaaacccaagcgctgccccggactcgaggacgcagccagaatagcaaaaagagcgggggccagggagcccaggcaacccccacCCGCACACACCGAGGACAGCCCCCAAGGCGACTAGGAGATGAGACAtggaccaagccacacccatagGGAAGAGGCACCGCCACTCACCGCCGGGCCGACACtccccggagagaccccgcgaGGAGAGCCCCCGGCCGCACCCCCCACGCCCCCCGAGACCCACTGCTCCACcatgcccgaccgcaccatcctgatgtatttgcaTTCTACAcggtggcccagccatcaacagagggaccaggcccccacccgacaggcccaaatatgtggTCCTAcccacttccctatcccctgtgtgaatgtgtgtgtttagtgaatgtatgaggtgcaacctttgtgtatataagtgtatgtggtgcaaatagacccggagggtggaagtggtagtcgcaccctccggggggtggtgtgttgaggtgagattaaaattggagggattggtagggcaaTTTGAGGTGGGAATTTGGGAAATAATAGTATTACTGAAGTAAACATTGAAGTAAATATGACGTATGTTTTTAATGCAAGTCAATATAAAAAATAGGCTATACAAAACTTTTTCTAGAATTTGAAGAACATATATCAGATTTTGGGATTGAGGCAACTGTTACAGCGAGTCTGTTATTAAACCAAACCGGTGAAtggtatatttaaataaataaatttaaaaaaggtaTAAAACTGCTTGTTTGATgagaaaaaatggaaaagacagtggaaatatacagtacattaatgGTAACAGGGTCATGTTGTTTACACAGCCCTCCTGGcatttttttggcatacaaaGACGGCGGACGATGACTTCACCCATAGATATCATAGtcttatttttatgaattcaaCTTCATGCATAGGCTTTTTCACCTACTTTATCCAGTTATATAATAGAAATCAGTGTTTCATGTGTCTAAATAATTGtgctaaatgtgtaaaaaaacagGTTTAAGTTAAGATTAATCACTATAACCTCATTCACATGATTCACATTTAGCGCAAACATTTTCGTCGCATGCTAATACGTCATAATAGCACAAAAAGAGACCCCTCCCCCAAAACGGATTACCAGACAGTACTTGATGTAGTCTAtttaaaaagatttatttttttgtaaatagtacACTGTATCTATTCATTCTACAATCTAAACaaacaagagagagaaaatatccacatttattaaaaggtaaatatctaaatattaatgtgtaattattataataaaattaattataataattattgttattggcTTTGTTTTGTCTAAGTGTAGATTTATATCTTCTGTCACCTTACCATTCATTGCGTGTTACTTGTACTGGGCACAGGTGTCAATCTGCAAGTGCAGCACGTTGGGCATTAACTGGTGTGATAAGCAGCCCCATTGAGGTCACAGCAGAGGACACAATTGATTAACTTTCACTGCATTACTGACTGATCAATCAGTCATGGTAATCCTATTACTGTCTTTGTCAGAAAGCCAGGCTGAACATATGCAAAGAACATAAAACTGGAAGTATCAATTGTAAACCCTGCTTGTGAAAGACGCTTCTTTTCAAAAGACATTTAGAAATGTAATCGTTGATAagttgtgtggttttttttttgtgttttatttttttttattaatgataatattGAATTCCCTTTGTACAGCATACATTTCTTCTCGTATTTCTATTCTACAGTCAGTGGTACATTTTTAGTTCTGAGTCCAAATGTGACTTTCATGCAcaggcttttctttttcctgttaACAAGAATTTACGGTATGTTGAACAATGTCTTGCTTTTAATTCCAAAAACTACAGTGAAAATGCAATTTACCATGAGATACACTTAAAAGCACTGTACAGAAAATAtcaacaaaggtagaaataatTTGGGATTTTTCATTGGATTCTCCAAAATGACATGTGAACCTGTGATTATCTGTCTGTATGTGAAGCCTAACTGGTATGTTATATACACGGTATAGGGAGGGTGTAGCCCACCTCCCCACTTGAGTAAGATAAATAATGCGCTAGCATCACACAATTTTCAACTGAATAAAGAAGATGcaaggatgaatggatggaatcACAGGAAAAAGTGAATGGGAAAGTAGTGCATTGTTGTGTGAATTAAATTCACTTGTAAAATGCATTCCTAAAATTGCCAATGTGGTTCTTTTTTCACATTGATGTCCCTTATTATTTGACCACTTTGTGTAAAAGCACTGTATGTTTAAGGGGGAGAAGCAGTGGATGCTCCTTCTTCAGCCATACCCTCCTGCACCTggtttttcagcaaaaaaaacttcaacacAGGGTCAAGATACTCCATGACTGTCTCTTTCACTCCTTTCTCCAGAAGGTAACCTTCAGTCTCAATCTCAGAATTCTCATTCCCATCCAATGCCTCCATGGCAGTCTGCAGGAACCGCAAGCTCACCAGCACAGAGCCCTGCCCAACAGGATGGAATCATTAGTTTAGTGAAACAAATGTTGGATACAAGAGAGAAATGGAAAGTTGAtcttttttttcagtctttctatttgttttttcttttgacaggttcaaataaattaataaatggaatgaataaataactgaaTGCATGCTCAAAGTTCTCTCACaccttaaaacattttaaactttgGTAATATTCTACCTGCAGGAGGAAGATTGACAATACTCCAGCACTAATGGTGTTCATCAGGCCCATAAAGTAATTGACCAAAGCCTCCCTGCAGCCTCGGAGGTAGATGTTGAGTTCCTCTGCCTGGTAGTCATAGTTATAGTGGGCAGAGTTATTAGTGAGCTGGTGCTGGAGGCACGGTCGTGGCGAGCTGGGATTGCAACAGCTGAAAGGAACTCCATCCACCAAGTAACGGCCATCCACGTTGCTCTTAATGCgactaaagacacaaaacaaagatCAAGAACACAGTTGCtctataattattttaatacttttaaaTACAGCTCATCAACTTACTCTTTAACTTCTTTACAATTGAAGTTAAGGTAGCGGTTGCTGATCCACTGCACTTCAAACCAGTCCCTGAAGTCATTGTTTCCACAGCACTGAAACTCCATCTGCATTCGATCGATGTTCTGCTTTTGGAAACAGCGTCCCGGAGTGTCCGTGTCTTTGTAGAAGCGAATGCCGTTCCTCAGACCGATCTTTAGGGAAGACTCCAGGCTGCCCTTCATCGCGTAGCTCATGATGACGGCCAGCAGCATGAGCACGGTGAAGAAGCAAGAGACAGCAAAGTAGGGCTTCAAGAAGTTTTTCCAGCGAGGGAACCGACCAGCATCCAACGCATCCTGACAGATCTTTGATGCAAAGTAGTTGATGGCCAAGGAGGCAAGGCCAACAATGATGAGTGTGTTGGGCACAATATGGATGTCTGAGTTATCCATCACCTGGAAAAGGGCAAAACACAAGGATTTATGGCCTACAAACGCAATACAACAAAAAGTACATCAATTAATATAGCCTTGAAAACTATCTCACACACTGTGTTATTCTCAAGTTATACTTAAATTAGGGGTAAATCTCCTCAGCCAGAGCACCAGGCATGATGTGTTACCCATAGTAATGGTAGGCCTAAAGATAGGTTTGAGTGGGCGCTCCCAAACTTTTTGGGTCCTAGAATGCCTTACAAAGATTCAAGATCTTTGTAGTAGAAATTAACCAAAAAGGTATTTACAGCCATTGAGACATCCATTGTACTtgacagtgactcagcagtgtGTCAGGTTCAGTTTTCATTAAACTGTACatgtaaattaattttatttattggcgCATTGGGCCCCATATGTAGTTATACACTTTTGTGATGATAAAACATGGAGACTAGTTTCCAAAAATATATTTCACAGGCTCCATAGGCTATGGCTTGAGGACACctgtttaagaaccactggatGGAGGACAAGCTATTGACTAAACCTAAAATTAAATATAGCAAATAAGTGCTATGAAAGGCCACATCTTTTTCAAATTCTACACATTCATTTTGACAAATTTGCTTATTAAactttttatgttgtttagatttatttttatttaattttttttaatttttttttatagcaatgtttatgttttttaatatatgtatataaagctccaatttcaatttaaaaaaaaagttggatttgtttttttagcaaAGACATTCTCTTTTTATCAATCTCAGAATGAAATATTGCAAGAAATGACACTCGTATATAGAATATCTGGCATTTGTTGCTAATTGTGGAATTCTTTAGGTGCATAACAGATTTCATTTTTCTTACTCAGATCTTCCATAATGAACCCTTAAGATTTCAGGATTCATATTTTGTTTGtaaaaactcaatttttatatagttaaataattactttttcaaaatattttcatttgtgaTTACATTTCACATGAGAATTAaccatataaaaacaacaaaggcaTGCACGTATATTTTAATAACCTAAGGTGAGGCAATAATGACCTTCAGAAGTGCGGATTAGGATGATTGAAACTGTCAGAGCTTGGTTAGTAAAGTGATGACTCAGGAAGCTGAGTGGGTCACAGGTGTGTTGAATTACTATGATTTTGAGCTTGTTTAGTTTTAGTGTTTAGTCTTCAGACTGTATTTGTTGAAATGAACAAACATGTGGACGCTGTCTCTGAATGTATTTGCATCATCTATCTTGAATAATAGTAACAAGAATAATTAGAGAAAATTGGGAAAATTGTTTGGAAGTAAAAAGTCGTGTACTGTACCTCTGCCCTTCTCCTTAATTCTGTCTTCAGTATGCACCCCAGGGTGAAGGTGGTGGCCCCAGCGATTGTGGCACACCAGGAGAGGATCCAGAGTCCCTGAGCCAACTTCACCCTTTTTTCAAAGGGGAACCTCATTTTCATCACCACCATGATGGAGGAAGGGGATTCCGATTGTTACCGGGGGAAGAGGGGAAGGAGAGCGCCGAGGCCACAGAGGGAAGATGCTGTTTGTTCTGAGAAACAGGATACATTACATGATCTGCAGCACTGAGTACGGTACACAGAAAGcacgacacaaacacacagaaaaatagGCTCATGAGACAATAAAAGAAATGGAAGTTCATATTTGAATAACTTACACATCAACATTTGTCTCCAGTTGATCTGGTGGTAGTGTGTGAATGTTTACCTTATTTCAGTTCCTCCAAAAAGAGTCAAAATATCCAGTTATCACCTACGAGCGCTTTGCACCATCCAGTGTGCCACACAGTGGATTTGGCACACTGGATTTGGCAAACCTGGATTGCTGGAAGGTCTTACTGCTAATGCTTACCTATCCTATTAAAATCGTCTGAAGATCCAGGTCATTGTGTGCTCAGCATCAATCAGTGATACAAAGGCACCTCCCTAATGGTACCTGACagatagagcagtggttctcaaa carries:
- the rom1a gene encoding rod outer segment membrane protein 1a — encoded protein: MVVMKMRFPFEKRVKLAQGLWILSWCATIAGATTFTLGCILKTELRRRAEVMDNSDIHIVPNTLIIVGLASLAINYFASKICQDALDAGRFPRWKNFLKPYFAVSCFFTVLMLLAVIMSYAMKGSLESSLKIGLRNGIRFYKDTDTPGRCFQKQNIDRMQMEFQCCGNNDFRDWFEVQWISNRYLNFNCKEVKDRIKSNVDGRYLVDGVPFSCCNPSSPRPCLQHQLTNNSAHYNYDYQAEELNIYLRGCREALVNYFMGLMNTISAGVLSIFLLQGSVLVSLRFLQTAMEALDGNENSEIETEGYLLEKGVKETVMEYLDPVLKFFLLKNQVQEGMAEEGASTASPP